In the Cannabis sativa cultivar Pink pepper isolate KNU-18-1 unplaced genomic scaffold, ASM2916894v1 Contig1, whole genome shotgun sequence genome, one interval contains:
- the LOC133032956 gene encoding uncharacterized protein LOC133032956 gives MLSWKTPEGQRKQDVKATDIALLFNSRLVVKKCLFPRPSEEAYFKSINEGKAPLCFEMDVEQTVDVDGTRESVFETQAKTINEAVTKANLVPPPPAPEVHEPSTSAGPSAPTSLTVDTDLAKRLDSIEARLEKLESQQEAVMLAQTGLVNNHLSMRRSFTESQKDLKETLLAKMDELMAMVKGAPTLGEPTPAPQNEEQMESDNEDVFPEDWEADDNEAPSTPLEAIITAIGDTQSQDEVLLLPGPPENVPFVRKRKPPKYLNDYTAEKKKRRVLPENVDPERPADRRLLRTFKRWLIGDIPNARPRNVHTGVGDVKLFTTLFLKGEWLHDDHIDAISHLMRRRRLHFPELYPQPGVILDTTLPQFLIGIWGCETGDRSTFEWPDAVNQYYLGMESRYMPCWKDQNFIYFVLYFDHQKHWVAVEVDIDMWQIRVYDNDLACTTDAQFDAIMLPWTQLFPHLLRSTGYYDKVNNNILNVDLGDSSQLRSMHARRMPSEVVPQSRTSGDCGVYALEYIEHLMLNRFLDNITDDNMRMFRDRWCVDLFYQNLTW, from the exons ATGTTGAGCTGGAAAACACCAGAGGGCCAGCGGAAACAAGATGTCAAGGCAACCGACATTGCACTGTTATTCAACAGTCGG TTGGTGGTGAAGAAGTGTTTGTTTCCCCGGCCCAGTGAAGAGGCATACTTCAAGAGTATTAATGAGGGTAAAGCCCCTCTTTGCTTTGAGATGGATGTGGAACAAACGGTGGACGTTGATGGTACACGGGAGTCTGTGTTTGAAACTCAAGCGAAGACCATCAACGAGGCCGTGACAAAGGCAAATTTAGTTCCACCACCACCGGCACCTGAAGTACACGAGCCATCTACTTCAGCAGGTCCTTCTGCTCCAACCAGTTTAACTGTGGACACTGACCTTGCAAAGAGGTTGGATAGCATTGAGGCCCGGCTGGAGAAGCTTGAGTCCCAGCAGGAAGCCGTCATGTTGGCACAGACGGGGTTAGTAAATAACCATCTCAGTATGAGGCGGTCCTTCACAGAGAGTCAGAAAGATCTGAAGGAGACTCTACTGGCTAAGATGGACGAGTTGATGGCAATGGTAAAAGGAGCGCCCACACTTGGAGAGCCCACACCTGCACCGCAAAATGAGGAACAAATGGAGAGTGATAACGAAGATGTCTTCCCAGAAGATTGGGAAGCAGATGATAACGAGGCACCGTCAACTCCATTGGAAGCAATTATCACGGCCATTGGTGATACACAATCACAGGACGAAGTCTTACTTCTACCTGGACCCCCAGAAAATGTGCCATTTGTGAGGAAGAGGAAGCCGCCAAAGTACTTGAACGACTACACTGCGGAAAAGAAAAAGAGGCGAGTTCTTCCAGAGAACGTAGACCCGGAGAGACCAGCAGACCGTAGATTGCTTCGTACGTTCAAGAGGTGGTTGATTGGAGACATTCCCAATGCCCGACCTAGGAATGTGCACACCGGTGTTGGCGATGTCAAGCTCTTCACAACATTGTTTCTAAAGGGGGAGTGGCTTCACGATGAT CACATAGATGCCATATCACACTTGATGAGGAGGAGACGCCTTCATTTTCCAGAGTTGTACCCTCAGCCAGGTGTGATTTTGGACACAACACTTCCACAATTCCTCATAGGCATTTGGGGCTGCGAGACTGGTGACAGAAGTACGTTTGAATGGCCAGATGCAGTGAACCAGTACTATCTGGGTATGGAGAGCCGTTACATGCCATGTTGGAAGGATCAGAACTTCATATACTTCGTCCTGTACTTCGATCATCAAAAACATTGGGTTGCTGTTGAGGTAGATATTGATATGTGGCAGATTCGGGTGTACGATAATGATTTAGCATGCACCACCGACGCACAGTTTGATGCCATCATGCTACCTTGGACTCAGCTGTTTCCACATCTGCTGAGGTCTACTGGCTATTACGATAAAGTGAACAACAACATTCTGAATGTGGACTTAGGGGACAGTAGCCAACTCAGATCAATGCATGCTAGACGCATGCCAAGTGAGGTGGTTCCCCAAAGTAGAACAAG TGGTGATTGCGGGGTGTATGCACTTGAGTACATCGAACACCTAATGCTGAATCGGTTCTTGGACAACATTACAGATGATAACATGAGAATGTTCAGAGATCGGTGGTGTGTAGACTTGTTTTATCAGAACTTAACGTGGTAA
- the LOC115718879 gene encoding indole-3-acetaldehyde oxidase: MAVTQTRNGSFVFAINGQRFELPTVDPSTTLLHFLRTQTRFKSVKLSCGEGGCGACTVLLSKYDPVNDKVEDMTASSCLTLLSSIGGCSITTSEGLGNSKDGLHSIHQRMSGFHASQCGFCTPGMCVSIFSALVNAEKTDRVDPPPGFSKITVSEAERAIAGNLCRCTGYRSIADVCKSFAADVDIEDLGLNSFWKKEDSKEVKASSLPSYDRNNEICTFPEFLKEEIRSVMSLDSKTDSWLRPCSLQELQNLLSCIDVGEGTETKLVIGNTGSGYYKELEHYEQYIDLKGIPKLSTIQMDTEGFEFGAAVTISKVIEVLKDSKQAGFPSRGEMVFNKISNHMEKIASRFIRNTASIGGNLVMAQRKHFPSDIATILLAVDSMVEVMSGTRCETLTLEEFLQRPPLDFKSILLSIKIPNWGSTGKVSQQKDSVLLFETYRAAPRPLGNALPYLNAAFLAEVSPCKTSGGVLVSHCQLAYGAYGTKHAIRARKAEEYLAGKVLTVDALYEACKLVRATVVPEDGTSSPAYRSSLAVGFLFEFFSSFIDTTAETTDGLLGKCSDSVLAKDLKLGENENSFKSDETLLSSGKQFIQTSSEYYPVGKPISKSGAALQASGEAVYVDDIPSPPNCLYGAFIYTTEPFARVKNITFKPDQQLSRVVDVISVKDFPEGGENIGSKTLFGTEPLFADDLTECAGQRLAFVVADTQKHADVVAELAVVDYEVEGLEPPILSVDEAVRRSSFFEVPPSIYPKQVGDALEGMAKADHRIMSAKIKLPSQYHFYMETQTALAIPDEDNCMVVYSSIQHPEFAHDVIAKCLSVPGHNVRVITRRVGGGFGGKASRAMAVAAACALAAEKLRRPVRIYMNRKTDTILAGGRHPMKITYNVGFKSDGKITALELEILIDAGMSIDMSPIMPSNFMGAFKKYDWGALAFDIKLCKTNHSSKTAMRGPGEVQGSFVAEAIIEHVASFLSMEVDSVRQKNLHTYKSLRLFYEDSAGEAQEYTLPSMWDKVAMSSKFSQRAQMIEEFNMCNRWKKRGISRVPVMVEMTVKATPAKVSILSDGSVAVEVGGIELGQGLWTKVKQMAAFALGSIIADGTEHFLDNVRVIQADTLSLIQGGLTAKSTTSESSCAAVRMCCDVLIDRLTPVKEKLQESLGSDSIKWEMLIAQGYSESINLSSISYYVPDMSSLKYLNFGTAVSEVEINLLTGETSILQSDIIYDCGQSLNPAVDLGQIEGAFVQGVGFFLYEEYLTNSDGLVTANGTWTYKIPSLDTIPKQLNVEVLNSGRHKKRVLSSKASGEPPLFLSASVHSAARAAIRAARKQINSWGSPGGSDSIFQLDVPATMPVVKEFCGLDIVERYLEWKKCRN; the protein is encoded by the exons ATGGCGGTGACACAAACAAGAAATGGAAGTTTCGTTTTCGCCATTAATGGCCAAAGGTTCGAGCTTCCAACGGTTGACCCTTCAACTACTTTGCTTCATTTCTTGCGGACTCAGACTCGTTTCAAGAGTGTTAAGCTCAGTTGTGGCGAAG GTGGTTGTGGTGCTTGTACTGTGCTGCTATCCAAGTATGATCCAGTAAATGACAAAGTTGAGGATATGACTGCAAGTTCATGTCTTACTCTCTTGAGCAGTATAGGTGGGTGTTCAATCACAACATCTGAAGGACTTGGAAATAGCAAAGATGGTTTACACTCAATTCACCAGAGAATGAGTGGTTTCCATGCTTCTCAATGTGGCTTTTGTACTCCTGGAATGTGTGTTTCAATCTTTTCAGCTCTTGTCAATGCTGAGAAAACAGATCGAGTGGACCCTCCTCCGGGGTTCTCTAAGATCACTGTTTCTGAAGCTGAAAGGGCTATTGCAGGAAATCTTTGTCGCTGTACCGGATATCGATCCATTGCTGATGTTTGCAAGAGCTTTGCAGCTGATGTGGATATTGAGGATTTGGGGCTCAACTCCTTTTGGAAAAAGGAAGATAGTAAGGAAGTAAAGGCAAGTAGTTTACCTTCTTATGACCGCAACAATGAGATTTGTACATTTCCTGAATTCCTGAAAGAGGAAATCAGGTCTGTCATGTCTTTGGATTCTAAAACAGATAGTTGGCTCCGTCCTTGTAGTCTTCAAGAGCTTCAAAACTTGCTCAGTTGTATTGATGTTGGAGAAGGGACTGAAACAAAATTAGTGATTGGGAACACAGGGTCTGGTTATTACAAGGAATTAGAGCACTATGAACAATACATTGATCTAAAAGGCATACCTAAACTCTCAACAATTCAAATGGATACAGAGGGATTCGAATTTGGAGCTGCTGTAACAATTTCAAAAGTAATTGAAGTTCTAAAGGATTCTAAACAAGCTGGATTTCCCTCAAGAGGTGAGATGGTGTTCAATAAGATTTCCAATCATATGGAGAAAATTGCTAGCAGATTTATTAGAAATACAGCTAGTATAGGGGGAAATTTGGTGATGGCACAAAGGAAGCATTTTCCTTCAGACATTGCAACCATTCTTCTAGCTGTGGATTCCATGGTAGAGGTGATGAGTGGTACCAGATGTGAAACTTTGACATTGGAAGAGTTTCTACAAAGGCCACCTCTAGATTTTAAGAGTATACTTCTAAGCATTAAAATTCCGAACTGGGGATCAACCGGAAAAGTTTCTCAGCAAAAAGATTCTGTCTTACTGTTTGAAACCTATCGAGCCGCACCTAGACCCCTTGGAAATGCATTGCCTTACCTGAATGCTGCCTTCTTGGCTGAAGTTTCTCCTTGTAAAACTTCTGGTGGAGTTTTAGTCAGTCATTGTCAGTTGGCTTATGGTGCTTATGGTACTAAACATGCAATCAGAGCTAGAAAGGCAGAAGAATATTTAGCTGGAAAAGTACTAACCGTTGATGCTTTAtatgaagcttgtaaattggTTAGAGCTACCGTTGTTCCTGAAGATGGCACTTCAAGTCCTGCTTATAGGTCAAGCTTGGCTGTAGGTTTTCTTTTTGAGTTCTTTAGCTCCTTTATTGATACTACAGCTGAAACTACTGATGGGTTGTTGGGGAAATGTAGTGATTCTGTGTTGGCCAAGGATCTGAAGTTGGGAGAGAATGAAAATTCTTTCAAATCTGACGAAACTCTGCTATCATCTGGGAAGCAGTTTATTCAAACAAGTTCAGAATATTACCCTGTTGGCAAGCCAATTTCAAAATCTGGAGCAGCCCTCCAAGCTTCTG GCGAGGCTGTATACGTAGATGACATTCCTTCACCACCAAATTGTTTGTATGGGGCATTCATTTATACGACAGAACCTTTTGCACGAGTGAAGAATATAACATTCAAGCCTGATCAACAGCTCAGTAGAGTAGTTGATGTTATATCTGTTAAAGATTTCCCTGAAGGTGGGGAGAACATTGGATCCAAGACCTTGTTTGGTACTGAACCTTTATTTGCTGATGATCTCACTGAGTGTGCTGGTCAACGTCTAGCTTTTGTG GTTGCAGATACTCAGAAACATGCAGATGTGGTAGCGGAGTTAGCAGTGGTCGACTATGAAGTAGAAGGTCTAGAGCCACCCATTTTATCTGTTGATGAGGCTGTTAGAAGATCTAGTTTTTTTGAAGTGCCTCCTTCCATTTACCCAAAGCAAGTTGGTGATGCATTAGAAGGAATGGCTAAAGCTGATCACAGAATTATGTCTGCTAAG ATCAAGCTTCCTTCACAGTACCATTTCTACATGGAGACGCAAACTGCCCTTGCTATACCAGATGAAGACAACTGCATGGTTGTTTATAGCTCAATTCAGCATCCTGAATTTGCACACGATGTTATTGCAAAATGTTTAAGTGTACCGGGACATAATGTTCGTGTTATCACAAGAAGGGTTGGAGGTGGCTTTGGTGGAAAGGCCAGTAGAGCAATGGCT GTTGCAGCAGCATGTGCACTTGCAGCAGAGAAATTACGCCGCCCTGTCAGGATATATATGAATAGGAAAACTGATACAATATTGGCAGGAGGAAGGCATCCCATGAAAATAACGTACAATGTTGGATTTAAGTCAGATGGGAAGATTACGGCTTTGGAACTAGAAATATTAATTGATGCAGGCATGTCTATAGATATGAGCCCTATCATGCCATCAAATTTTATGGGTGCATTTAAGAAGTACGATTGGGGTGCTCTGGCTTTTGACATAAAGTTATGCAAAACAAATCATTCAAGTAAGACGGCAATGCGAGGTCCTGGAGAGGTACAGGGATCATTTGTAGCTGAAGCTATAATTGAGCATGTTGCatcttttctttcaatggaaGTTGATTCTGTCAGACAAAAAAATCTTCACACATACAAGAGTCTTCGTTTATTTTATGAAGATAGTGCTGGTGAAGCTCAAGAGTATACTTTACCTTCAATGTGGGATAAGGTAGCTATGTCTTCAAAATTTAGTCAAAGGGCTCAAATGATAGAAGAGTTCAATATGTGTAATAGATGGAAGAAACGAGGAATATCTAGAGTACCAGTTATGGTCGAGATGACGGTCAAGGCAACTCCAGCGAAAGTAAGCATATTATCAGATGGATCTGTTGCTGTTGAAGTAGGGGGAATTGAGCTGGGCCAGGGGCTTTGGACAAAGGTGAAACAGATGGCTGCTTTTGCTCTCGGTTCAATCATTGCTGATGGAACTGAACACTTCTTGGATAATGTGCGAGTCATACAGGCTGATACATTGAGCCTGATTCAAGGGGGATTAACAGCAAAAAGCACTACATCCGAGTCAAGCTGTGCGGCAGTCAGAATGTGCTGTGATGTCTTGATTGACAGATTAACTCCTGTTAAAGAGAAGCTGCAGGAATCGCTTGGCTCTGATTCTATCAAATGGGAGATGCTGATTGCTCAG GGTTACTCAGAATCTATAAACTTATCATCAATTTCCTACTATGTCCCTGATATGTcctccttaaaatacttgaacTTTGGCACGGCAGTAAGTGAG GTTGAGATAAATCTTCTGACTGGAGAAACCTCCATTCTGCAATCGGATATTATCTATGATTGTGGACAAAGTCTCAACCCTGCAGTAGATCTTGGACAG ATTGAAGGAGCTTTTGTACAAGGAGTTGGGTTTTTCTTGTACGAAGAATACTTAACAAATTCTGATGGACTAGTCACTGCTAATGGGACATGGACATACAAGATTCCTTCATTAGACACCATTCCTAAACAGCTCAATGTTGAAGTATTGAACAGCGGACGTCACAAAAAACGTGTTCTCTCATCCAAAG CTTCCGGCGAGCCACCATTGTTTCTATCGGCTTCCGTTCACTCTGCTGCAAGAGCTGCCATCAGAGCAGCAAGAAAACAAATCAATTCATGGGGAAGCCCGGGAGGATCCGACTCCATATTCCAATTGGATGTACCTGCTACTATGCCAGTTGTGAAGGAGTTTTGTGGACTGGACATTGTGGAGAGGTACTTGGAATGGAAAAAATGCAGAAACTGA